The following are encoded in a window of Pseudomonas multiresinivorans genomic DNA:
- a CDS encoding cupin domain-containing protein, translating into MSQVRHFQQSALQFQSYGGQDIERAAICRLIGPADSETMGAGLARFDGVSIEWTVLYDELIVVLEGNFRLRLADQVIEAKPGDVIWVPERTPLAYEGEKACVFYALYPVDWQARNA; encoded by the coding sequence GTGTCCCAGGTTCGCCACTTCCAGCAATCCGCCCTGCAGTTCCAGTCCTACGGTGGACAAGACATCGAACGCGCCGCCATCTGTCGCCTGATCGGCCCGGCGGACAGCGAGACCATGGGCGCGGGCCTGGCGCGCTTCGACGGCGTCTCCATCGAGTGGACAGTGCTCTACGACGAACTGATCGTGGTGCTGGAAGGCAACTTCCGCCTGCGCCTGGCCGACCAGGTGATCGAGGCCAAGCCGGGCGATGTGATCTGGGTGCCTGAACGCACGCCGCTGGCCTACGAAGGCGAAAAAGCCTGCGTCTTCTACGCCCTCTACCCGGTGGACTGGCAGGCGCGCAACGCCTGA
- a CDS encoding ABC transporter substrate-binding protein has translation MTLRQSTFHKRFFLKTAAAPLLLALGLCCGGARAAENMVVVGYGGAGQKAQEAAFFQPFSKQSGVGVTQSEYNGEMARIKVMADTGHADWDVVQIEGPDLARGCDEGLFVPLDWQQIGGKDQLIPNAAKDCGSAALVWGVAIAYDADKLKPAPQSWTDFWDVKKFPGKRGLRKRAIYNLEFALMADGVKPADVYKELGTKAGVDRAFAKLNQIKPYVQWWEAGAQPAQWLAAGDVVMTTTYTGRIADAFKGGRNLQLVWPGSLYGMDYWAIIKGSEHVDAAKRFIAFANQPDAQVDYVKHIAYGPTNKQAAERLPSDLAGWVPTSPQNLPQGLAMDDEFWVDHGEELEERFNAWAAQ, from the coding sequence ATGACTTTGCGTCAAAGCACTTTCCACAAACGCTTCTTTCTCAAGACCGCCGCCGCGCCGCTGCTGCTGGCCCTCGGGCTGTGCTGCGGCGGCGCCCGGGCCGCCGAGAACATGGTGGTGGTCGGTTATGGCGGTGCGGGTCAGAAGGCCCAGGAAGCGGCCTTCTTCCAGCCGTTCAGCAAGCAGTCCGGGGTCGGCGTGACCCAGAGCGAATACAACGGCGAAATGGCCCGCATCAAGGTGATGGCCGACACCGGCCACGCCGACTGGGACGTGGTGCAGATCGAGGGCCCGGACCTGGCCCGTGGCTGCGACGAGGGCCTGTTCGTGCCGCTGGACTGGCAGCAGATCGGCGGCAAGGACCAGCTGATCCCCAACGCCGCCAAGGATTGCGGGTCGGCCGCTCTGGTATGGGGCGTAGCCATCGCCTACGACGCCGACAAGCTCAAGCCCGCGCCGCAATCCTGGACGGATTTCTGGGACGTGAAGAAATTCCCCGGCAAGCGTGGCCTGCGCAAGCGCGCCATCTACAACCTGGAGTTCGCCCTGATGGCCGACGGCGTGAAGCCGGCGGACGTCTACAAGGAGCTGGGCACCAAGGCGGGGGTCGACCGTGCCTTCGCCAAGCTCAACCAGATCAAGCCCTACGTGCAGTGGTGGGAAGCCGGCGCGCAACCGGCGCAGTGGCTGGCCGCCGGTGACGTGGTTATGACCACCACCTATACCGGGCGTATCGCCGATGCCTTCAAGGGCGGGCGTAACCTGCAGCTGGTGTGGCCGGGCAGCCTGTATGGCATGGACTACTGGGCGATCATCAAGGGCTCTGAGCACGTCGATGCGGCGAAGCGTTTCATCGCCTTCGCCAACCAGCCTGATGCGCAAGTCGACTACGTGAAACACATTGCGTATGGTCCGACCAACAAGCAGGCCGCCGAACGCCTGCCCTCCGACCTGGCTGGCTGGGTGCCGACCTCGCCGCAGAACCTGCCGCAGGGCCTGGCGATGGACGACGAGTTCTGGGTCGACCATGGCGAGGAGCTGGAAGAGCGCTTCAATGCCTGGGCCGCGCAATAA
- a CDS encoding class II aldolase/adducin family protein, which produces MTSLQAPSRATCSPEEWKLREELAACYRLIAHYRMSDLIFTHISVRIPGPEHHFLINPYGLMFDEITASSLVKIDLSGHAVEPSPYKVNPAGFVIHSAIHGAREDAQCVLHTHTRAGCAVAAQACGLLPLNQMSMEFYGRLGYHDYEGIALSMDEQQRLVADLGDHLGLMLRNHGLLTVGQTVQQAFLRMYYLEKACDIQLAAQAGGELVIPPEEVCRHTEQQFNAPARPLAEGELSDPDGYDLAWSALLRMLDRVSPGYRD; this is translated from the coding sequence ATGACGTCGCTGCAGGCGCCCAGCCGCGCCACCTGTTCACCCGAGGAATGGAAGCTGCGCGAGGAACTGGCGGCCTGCTACCGCCTGATCGCGCACTACCGCATGTCTGACCTGATCTTCACCCACATCTCGGTGCGCATCCCCGGTCCCGAACACCATTTCCTGATCAACCCCTATGGACTGATGTTCGACGAGATCACCGCGTCGAGCCTGGTGAAGATCGACCTGTCCGGCCATGCGGTGGAGCCGTCGCCGTACAAGGTCAACCCGGCCGGTTTCGTGATCCACAGTGCCATCCATGGCGCCCGCGAAGACGCTCAGTGCGTGCTGCACACCCACACCCGCGCCGGCTGCGCGGTGGCGGCGCAGGCGTGTGGGTTGCTGCCCCTGAACCAGATGTCGATGGAGTTCTACGGGCGGCTGGGCTACCACGATTACGAAGGCATCGCCCTGTCCATGGACGAGCAACAGCGCCTGGTTGCCGACCTGGGCGATCACCTGGGCCTGATGCTGCGCAACCATGGGCTGCTGACGGTCGGCCAGACAGTGCAGCAGGCGTTCCTGCGCATGTACTACCTGGAGAAGGCCTGCGACATCCAGTTGGCGGCCCAGGCGGGCGGCGAGCTGGTGATTCCGCCGGAGGAGGTGTGTCGTCACACCGAGCAACAGTTCAATGCCCCAGCGCGACCGCTGGCCGAAGGGGAGTTGAGCGATCCGGATGGTTATGACCTGGCGTGGTCGGCACTGCTGCGCATGCTGGATCGCGTCTCGCCGGGCTATCGCGACTGA
- a CDS encoding TolC family outer membrane protein — translation MLRRLSLAVAVAATTGFAWAAQPAPAATPLPTKTDLISVYKDAVDNNADLAAAQADYLARKEAVPQARSGLLPQINAGASTGSTRTSLDTPSATLNRNTQLVQASLSQPLFRADRWFQLKAAENTTEQAQLEFSATQQQLILQTAQTYFGVLRAQDNLAASKAEEAAFKRQLDQSNERFDVGLSDKTDVLESQASYDTSRANRLVAEQQVDDAFQALVTLTNREYSAIEGILHSLPVVAPIPNDAKAWVDTSVQQNLRLQASNYAVDAAEETLRQRKAGHLPTVDAVAQYQKGDNDALGFANSGVPGEPHYGKYVDQTSIGLQLNVPIYSGGLTSSQVREAYQRLNQSEQLRESQRRQVVQDARNQHRAVNTDVEQVKARRQAIISNQSSLEATEIGYQVGTRNIVDVLDAQRSLYNSVRDYNNTRYDYILDNLSLKQTAGTLAPSDLEALGSYLKPDYNPDKDFLPPDLAKAAEAQLKAGSKY, via the coding sequence ATGCTGCGCAGACTCTCTCTGGCTGTCGCTGTTGCCGCTACGACAGGCTTTGCCTGGGCTGCCCAGCCCGCTCCGGCCGCTACTCCTCTGCCCACCAAGACGGACCTGATCAGCGTTTACAAGGACGCCGTCGATAACAACGCCGACCTCGCCGCCGCCCAGGCCGATTACCTGGCGCGTAAGGAAGCCGTGCCCCAGGCGCGCTCCGGCCTGCTGCCGCAGATCAACGCCGGCGCCAGCACCGGGTCGACCCGCACCTCGCTGGACACCCCCAGCGCCACGCTGAACCGCAATACCCAGCTGGTGCAGGCGAGCCTGAGCCAGCCACTGTTCCGTGCCGATCGCTGGTTCCAGCTCAAGGCCGCGGAAAACACCACCGAACAGGCCCAGCTGGAATTCTCTGCAACTCAGCAACAGCTGATCCTGCAGACCGCCCAGACCTATTTCGGCGTACTGCGCGCCCAGGACAACCTGGCCGCCAGCAAGGCCGAGGAAGCGGCGTTCAAGCGCCAGCTCGACCAATCCAACGAACGCTTCGACGTCGGCCTCTCCGACAAGACCGACGTGCTCGAATCCCAGGCCAGCTACGACACCTCGCGGGCCAACCGCCTGGTGGCCGAGCAGCAGGTGGATGACGCCTTCCAGGCCCTGGTGACCTTGACCAACCGCGAGTACAGCGCCATCGAGGGCATCCTCCATTCGCTGCCGGTCGTGGCGCCGATCCCCAACGACGCCAAGGCCTGGGTGGACACCTCGGTCCAGCAGAACCTGCGCCTGCAGGCCAGCAACTACGCGGTCGACGCCGCCGAAGAGACCCTGCGCCAGCGCAAGGCCGGCCACCTGCCGACCGTCGATGCCGTGGCCCAGTACCAGAAGGGCGACAACGACGCCCTGGGCTTCGCCAACTCCGGCGTGCCGGGCGAACCGCATTACGGCAAGTATGTCGACCAGACCAGCATCGGCCTGCAACTGAACGTACCGATCTACAGCGGCGGCCTGACCAGCTCCCAGGTGCGCGAGGCCTACCAACGTCTGAACCAGAGTGAGCAACTGCGCGAAAGCCAGCGGCGCCAGGTGGTACAGGACGCGCGCAACCAGCACCGTGCGGTGAACACCGACGTTGAGCAGGTGAAGGCGCGCCGCCAGGCAATCATCTCCAACCAGAGCTCGCTGGAAGCCACCGAGATCGGTTACCAGGTCGGTACCCGCAACATCGTCGACGTACTGGATGCCCAGCGTTCGCTGTACAACTCGGTGCGCGACTACAACAACACCCGCTATGACTACATCCTCGACAACCTGAGCCTCAAGCAGACCGCCGGCACCCTAGCGCCGAGCGATCTGGAAGCGCTGGGCAGCTACCTGAAGCCGGACTACAACCCGGACAAGGACTTCCTGCCGCCAGACCTGGCCAAGGCCGCCGAGGCGCAGCTCAAGGCCGGTTCGAAGTACTGA
- the thiC gene encoding phosphomethylpyrimidine synthase ThiC, with amino-acid sequence MSTQKNNVTRLEQLDRQSTQPFPNSKKVYLTGSRPDIRVPVREISLADTPTAFGGEKNAPVMVYDTSGPYTDPDVRIDLRKGLPDVRSHWIDERGDTEILPGLTSEFGQSRLADASLDALRFAHVRTPRRAKAGRNVTQMHYARQGIITPEMEYIAIRENMKLQEARAAGLLDAQHPGQSFGASIPKEITPEFVREEVARGRAIIPANINHTELEPMIIGRNFLVKVNGNIGNSALGSSIEEEVEKLTWGIRWGADTVMDLSTGKHIHETREWILRNSPVPIGTVPIYQALEKVNGIAEDLTWEIFRDTLIEQAEQGVDYFTIHAGVLLRYVPLTAKRVTGIVSRGGSIMAKWCLAHHQENFLYTHFEEICEIMKAYDVSFSLGDGLRPGSIADANDAAQFGELETLGELTRIAWKHDVQVLIEGPGHVPMHLIKENMDKQLECCDEAPFYTLGPLTTDIAPGYDHITSGIGAAMIGWFGCAMLCYVTPKEHLGLPNKDDVKTGIITYKIAAHAADLAKGHPGAQIRDNALSKARFEFRWEDQFNLGLDPDTARAFHDETLPKDSAKVAHFCSMCGPKFCSMKITQEVRDYAKENGLTDEQKAIEAGFQQQAARFKDEGSVIYKQV; translated from the coding sequence ATGAGCACCCAGAAAAACAACGTCACCCGCCTTGAACAGCTCGATCGCCAGTCGACTCAGCCGTTTCCGAATTCGAAAAAGGTCTACCTGACGGGCTCGCGTCCGGATATCCGTGTTCCCGTGCGCGAAATTTCGCTTGCCGATACTCCCACCGCTTTCGGCGGTGAGAAGAATGCCCCGGTAATGGTCTATGACACGTCCGGCCCCTACACCGATCCGGATGTTCGCATCGACCTGCGCAAGGGCCTGCCGGATGTGCGCTCACACTGGATCGATGAGCGTGGTGACACGGAAATCCTCCCCGGCCTGACCTCCGAGTTCGGCCAGTCGCGCCTGGCCGATGCCAGCCTCGATGCCCTGCGTTTCGCCCACGTGCGCACCCCGCGCCGTGCCAAGGCCGGTCGCAACGTCACACAGATGCACTACGCGCGTCAGGGCATCATCACGCCGGAGATGGAATACATCGCCATCCGCGAGAACATGAAGCTGCAGGAAGCCCGCGCCGCCGGCCTGCTGGATGCCCAGCATCCGGGGCAGAGCTTCGGCGCGAGCATCCCGAAGGAAATCACGCCTGAGTTCGTCCGTGAGGAAGTGGCCCGTGGCCGCGCGATCATCCCGGCGAACATCAACCACACCGAACTGGAACCGATGATCATCGGCCGCAACTTCCTGGTGAAGGTCAACGGCAACATCGGCAACAGCGCGCTGGGTTCCTCCATCGAGGAAGAAGTGGAGAAACTCACCTGGGGCATCCGCTGGGGCGCCGACACGGTGATGGACCTGTCCACCGGCAAACACATCCATGAGACCCGCGAGTGGATCCTGCGCAATAGCCCGGTACCCATCGGCACCGTGCCGATCTACCAGGCGCTGGAGAAGGTCAACGGCATCGCCGAGGACCTGACCTGGGAAATCTTCCGCGACACCCTGATCGAACAGGCCGAGCAGGGCGTGGACTATTTCACCATCCATGCTGGCGTACTGCTGCGCTACGTGCCGCTGACCGCCAAGCGCGTTACCGGCATCGTCTCGCGCGGCGGCTCGATCATGGCCAAGTGGTGCCTGGCGCATCACCAGGAGAATTTCCTCTACACCCACTTCGAGGAAATCTGCGAAATCATGAAGGCCTACGACGTCAGCTTCTCGCTGGGCGATGGCCTGCGCCCGGGGTCGATCGCCGACGCCAACGACGCCGCGCAGTTCGGCGAGCTGGAAACCCTCGGCGAGCTGACCCGCATCGCCTGGAAGCACGACGTCCAGGTGCTGATCGAAGGTCCCGGCCATGTGCCGATGCACCTGATCAAGGAAAACATGGACAAGCAGCTGGAGTGCTGCGACGAAGCGCCGTTCTACACCCTCGGCCCGCTGACCACCGACATCGCGCCGGGCTATGACCACATCACTTCCGGTATCGGCGCGGCGATGATCGGCTGGTTCGGCTGCGCCATGCTCTGCTACGTCACGCCCAAGGAGCACCTTGGCCTGCCGAACAAGGATGACGTGAAGACCGGCATCATCACCTACAAGATCGCCGCCCACGCCGCCGACCTCGCCAAGGGCCATCCGGGCGCGCAGATCCGCGACAACGCGCTGTCCAAGGCGCGCTTCGAGTTCCGCTGGGAAGACCAGTTCAACCTCGGCCTGGACCCGGACACCGCCCGTGCCTTCCACGACGAGACCCTGCCGAAGGATTCGGCCAAGGTCGCGCACTTCTGCTCCATGTGCGGGCCGAAGTTCTGCTCGATGAAGATCACCCAGGAAGTCCGCGACTACGCCAAGGAAAACGGCCTGACCGATGAGCAGAAGGCCATCGAGGCCGGCTTCCAGCAGCAGGCCGCGCGCTTCAAGGACGAAGGCTCGGTGATCTACAAGCAGGTGTGA
- the cytX gene encoding putative hydroxymethylpyrimidine transporter CytX, translated as MTTTAIDYSPTSAVGSAQRVLGLRDLFSLWFSLGIGLMVLQTGALLAPGLGLAGALGAILLGTLVGVLLLASAGVIGTDTGLSAMASLKLSLGSHGAALPALLNLMQLVGWGAFEIIVMRDAASLLAARAFGEGGAWTNPALWTLVFGALATLLAVAGPLAFVRRVLRRWGIWLLIAACIWLTIDLFKRADLAALWAKAGDGSLSFAVGFDIAIAMPLSWLPLIADYSRFGKRAGHTFTGAALGFFIGCFWLMGLGVAYTLAFAQGSDANALLLALAGAGMGIPLLLILLDESEKAFADIHSAAVSSGILLPLKVEHLALAIGVICTLIAWFAPLEQYQNFLLLIGSVFAPLFGVVLIDHFVLRRRAPAAILHGLRWGSLLAWGGGVVVYHLLANYQPDLGATLPALVVAGVLQLLLGRLGVKGPASA; from the coding sequence GTGACCACTACCGCCATCGACTATTCACCGACCTCCGCCGTGGGCAGTGCCCAGCGCGTGCTCGGCCTGCGCGACCTGTTTTCCCTCTGGTTCTCCCTGGGCATCGGCCTGATGGTGCTGCAGACCGGCGCGCTGCTGGCGCCCGGCCTGGGCCTGGCCGGCGCGCTGGGCGCGATCCTGCTCGGCACCCTGGTCGGCGTGCTGCTGCTGGCCAGCGCCGGGGTGATCGGCACCGATACCGGCCTGTCCGCCATGGCCTCGCTCAAGCTCAGCCTGGGCAGCCACGGCGCCGCGTTGCCGGCGCTGCTCAACCTGATGCAGCTGGTCGGCTGGGGCGCCTTCGAGATCATCGTCATGCGCGATGCCGCCAGCCTGCTGGCCGCCCGCGCCTTCGGTGAAGGTGGCGCCTGGACCAACCCTGCGCTGTGGACCCTGGTGTTCGGCGCGCTGGCAACCCTGCTGGCCGTCGCCGGCCCGCTGGCCTTCGTGCGCCGCGTGCTGCGCCGCTGGGGTATCTGGCTGCTGATCGCTGCGTGCATCTGGCTGACCATTGACCTGTTCAAGCGTGCCGACCTGGCGGCGCTCTGGGCCAAGGCCGGCGACGGCTCGCTGTCCTTTGCCGTGGGCTTCGACATCGCCATCGCCATGCCACTGTCGTGGCTGCCGCTGATCGCCGACTATTCGCGCTTCGGCAAACGCGCCGGGCACACCTTCACCGGCGCGGCACTGGGCTTCTTCATCGGCTGCTTCTGGCTGATGGGGCTGGGCGTGGCCTACACCCTGGCGTTCGCCCAGGGCAGCGACGCCAATGCGCTGCTGCTGGCGCTGGCCGGCGCAGGAATGGGCATCCCGCTGCTGCTGATCCTGCTCGACGAGTCGGAGAAGGCATTCGCCGACATCCACTCGGCGGCGGTCTCCAGCGGCATCCTGCTGCCGCTCAAGGTCGAGCACCTGGCGCTGGCGATTGGCGTGATCTGCACCCTGATCGCCTGGTTCGCGCCGCTGGAGCAGTACCAGAACTTCCTGCTGCTGATCGGCTCGGTGTTCGCCCCGCTGTTCGGCGTGGTGCTGATCGATCACTTCGTCCTGCGCCGCCGCGCGCCGGCCGCGATTCTCCATGGCCTGCGCTGGGGCTCGCTGCTGGCCTGGGGCGGCGGCGTGGTGGTGTATCACCTGTTGGCGAACTACCAGCCTGATCTGGGCGCGACTCTGCCGGCGCTGGTGGTGGCGGGCGTGCTGCAACTGCTGCTGGGGCGTCTGGGCGTGAAAGGGCCGGCTTCGGCGTAA
- a CDS encoding RsiV family protein — protein MRLLKLAALGSICLLLGACQGLFKPSLDEPLTARHTAFEHAQPGCQGEQCPLFNLDTLSFDDEPALNEAINTQLLQLAREGDGAAPASLDVYEKRFLDSAQPGWSSYLQAKIREQHDGLVIIELSSYRFTGGEYGQPGRAFINYDRRIHKVLTLQDILQPGQEDNFWKVARMAHQAWILQNKLDEQDPNFSKNWPFQPTEHFALTFGALTLKYDIDRIAPHSVGHPELKIPYPRLNGIVKTYYFPGRGAQ, from the coding sequence ATGCGACTTCTGAAACTTGCCGCCCTGGGCAGCATCTGCCTGTTACTGGGGGCGTGCCAGGGTCTGTTCAAGCCCTCGCTCGACGAGCCGCTCACTGCGCGCCACACCGCTTTCGAACACGCACAGCCGGGCTGCCAGGGCGAGCAATGCCCGCTGTTCAACCTCGATACCCTGAGCTTCGACGACGAGCCGGCGCTCAACGAAGCGATCAACACCCAACTGCTGCAACTGGCCCGCGAGGGCGACGGTGCGGCCCCCGCCAGCCTGGATGTCTACGAGAAGCGCTTCCTCGATTCGGCGCAGCCCGGCTGGAGCTCCTACCTGCAAGCGAAGATCCGCGAACAGCATGACGGTCTGGTGATCATCGAACTGTCCAGCTATCGCTTCACCGGCGGCGAGTACGGCCAGCCCGGCCGCGCCTTCATCAATTATGATCGACGCATCCACAAGGTGCTCACCCTGCAGGACATTCTCCAGCCCGGCCAGGAGGACAACTTCTGGAAAGTGGCGCGCATGGCGCACCAGGCGTGGATCCTGCAGAACAAGCTGGACGAGCAGGACCCGAACTTCTCGAAGAACTGGCCGTTCCAGCCGACCGAGCACTTTGCCCTGACCTTCGGCGCGCTGACGCTCAAGTACGACATCGACCGCATCGCCCCGCATTCGGTCGGGCATCCGGAGCTGAAGATTCCGTACCCGCGCCTGAACGGGATCGTGAAGACCTATTACTTCCCTGGGCGCGGGGCGCAGTAA
- a CDS encoding NUDIX domain-containing protein, giving the protein MSETFKPGPQDIEIQEREQCFKGFYKVDRLRLRHRQFAGGMGPLLTRELFVRHDAVCVLPYDPQRDEVVLIEQFRVGAMDAGVNPWLMELVAGLIDKDEEPEEVARREAVEEAGLTLGALWPIAQYLPSPGGSNELVHLFVGRCDSSNASGIHGLEEEGEDIRVHVMPFEEALQAVRDGRINNAASMLALQWLALNRAEVRGLWV; this is encoded by the coding sequence ATGTCGGAAACGTTCAAGCCAGGCCCCCAGGATATCGAGATCCAGGAGCGCGAACAGTGCTTCAAGGGCTTCTACAAGGTCGACCGCCTGCGCCTTCGGCACCGCCAGTTCGCCGGCGGCATGGGCCCGCTGCTGACCCGCGAATTGTTCGTGCGCCACGATGCCGTGTGCGTGCTGCCCTACGACCCGCAGCGCGATGAAGTGGTGCTGATCGAGCAGTTCCGCGTCGGCGCCATGGACGCCGGGGTCAATCCCTGGCTGATGGAGCTGGTCGCCGGGCTGATCGACAAGGACGAGGAGCCAGAGGAGGTCGCCCGCCGCGAAGCGGTGGAAGAAGCCGGCCTGACCCTCGGCGCGCTCTGGCCGATCGCCCAGTACCTGCCATCGCCCGGCGGCAGCAACGAACTGGTGCACCTGTTCGTCGGTCGCTGCGACAGCAGCAACGCCTCCGGCATTCACGGGCTGGAAGAGGAGGGCGAGGACATCCGCGTCCACGTCATGCCGTTCGAGGAAGCACTGCAGGCCGTGCGTGACGGCCGCATCAACAACGCGGCGAGCATGCTCGCCCTGCAATGGCTGGCGCTCAATCGCGCCGAGGTTAGGGGGTTATGGGTGTGA
- a CDS encoding DUF1249 domain-containing protein — MGVNLLRERYRVDLAGLQATCEANYLRLMRLLPEMRETQVSRRVALSEGERLLGVLALDVIEACPYTTVLQVRQELGLPWLPAPKLEVRVYHDARMAEVVGAEQARRLLAIYPYPNQAMHQPDEKNQLNQFLGEWLSHCLSCGHELEPVLQR, encoded by the coding sequence ATGGGTGTGAATCTGCTGCGCGAGCGCTATCGCGTCGACCTGGCGGGTCTGCAGGCGACCTGCGAGGCGAACTACTTGCGCCTGATGCGCCTGTTGCCGGAAATGCGCGAGACCCAGGTCTCGCGCCGTGTGGCGCTCAGCGAAGGCGAGCGGCTGCTCGGCGTGCTGGCGCTGGACGTGATCGAAGCCTGCCCGTACACCACTGTCCTGCAGGTACGCCAGGAGCTGGGGCTGCCCTGGCTGCCGGCGCCGAAGCTGGAAGTACGGGTGTACCACGACGCCCGCATGGCCGAAGTGGTCGGCGCCGAACAGGCGCGCCGCCTGCTGGCGATCTACCCCTACCCGAACCAGGCGATGCACCAGCCGGACGAGAAGAACCAGCTCAACCAGTTCCTCGGCGAATGGTTGAGCCACTGCCTGTCCTGCGGCCATGAGCTGGAGCCGGTCCTGCAACGCTGA
- the cpdA gene encoding 3',5'-cyclic-AMP phosphodiesterase, giving the protein MPTQSTASDSVLVVQLSDSHLFAEVNGRLLGMDTADSLTQVVRLVGEEQPAIDLVLATGDLSQDGSIESYQRFREITASIAAPARWFPGNHDEMGPMREAVAGTDLLDPVIDLGAWRVVLLDSTIPGAVPGQMTVEQIHLLERAIQAAPDKHLLISFHHHPVPIGSQWMDRIGIYNPERLFAVLDRHPNVRCLLWGHVHQEIDRMRGDVRLLASPSTCVQFTPGSEDFCVDSPAPGYRWLRLMADGRVETGVSRVTDIEFEVDYSIKGY; this is encoded by the coding sequence TTGCCCACCCAGTCCACCGCTTCCGATTCCGTCCTGGTCGTCCAGCTTTCCGACAGCCATCTGTTCGCCGAAGTGAACGGCCGGCTGCTGGGCATGGACACTGCCGACAGCCTGACCCAGGTCGTCCGACTGGTGGGCGAGGAGCAACCGGCGATCGACCTGGTGCTGGCCACGGGTGACCTCTCCCAGGATGGCTCGATAGAGTCCTACCAGCGCTTCCGCGAAATCACCGCATCGATTGCCGCGCCGGCCCGCTGGTTCCCCGGCAATCACGACGAAATGGGGCCGATGCGCGAGGCCGTCGCCGGCACCGACCTGCTCGACCCGGTGATCGACCTGGGCGCCTGGCGGGTGGTCCTGCTGGACTCCACCATTCCCGGCGCGGTGCCGGGGCAGATGACCGTCGAGCAGATTCACCTGCTCGAGCGCGCCATCCAGGCCGCTCCGGACAAGCACCTGCTGATCAGCTTCCATCACCACCCGGTGCCCATCGGCAGCCAGTGGATGGACCGCATCGGCATCTACAACCCCGAGCGCCTGTTCGCCGTACTCGATCGTCATCCGAACGTACGCTGCCTGCTCTGGGGCCACGTGCACCAGGAGATCGACCGCATGCGCGGCGACGTGCGCCTGCTGGCTTCGCCGTCCACCTGCGTGCAGTTCACCCCCGGTAGCGAAGACTTCTGCGTCGACAGCCCGGCGCCTGGCTATCGCTGGTTACGGCTGATGGCCGATGGTCGGGTGGAGACAGGCGTTTCGCGCGTGACCGACATCGAGTTCGAAGTCGACTACAGCATCAAGGGTTATTGA
- a CDS encoding YqiA/YcfP family alpha/beta fold hydrolase → MTAFLYIHGFNSSPGSQKARQFTAAMERLGLAEYVRVPALHHHPRKAMAQLESAVAELGQPLLIGSSLGGYYATCLAERHGLKAVLINPAVAPHRLFDGQLGPQTNYYSGETWELTLDHVAALAELEVPAPTDGSRYQVWLQTADETLDYRAAESYYRAAALRIESGGDHSFQRFVSQLPALLAFAGVPSGQWRDIDFSAFEAITSSTD, encoded by the coding sequence ATGACCGCATTCCTCTATATCCACGGATTCAACAGTTCGCCCGGCTCGCAGAAGGCGCGCCAGTTCACGGCCGCCATGGAGCGCCTGGGCCTGGCCGAGTACGTACGTGTGCCCGCGCTACACCACCATCCGCGCAAGGCCATGGCGCAGCTGGAATCCGCCGTCGCCGAACTGGGCCAGCCGCTGCTGATCGGCAGCTCCCTGGGCGGCTACTATGCGACCTGTCTGGCCGAGCGCCATGGCCTGAAGGCCGTGCTGATCAACCCGGCCGTGGCGCCGCACCGACTGTTTGATGGCCAGCTCGGCCCGCAGACCAATTATTACAGCGGCGAGACCTGGGAACTGACCCTGGATCACGTTGCTGCGCTGGCGGAACTGGAAGTCCCCGCGCCCACCGACGGCTCGCGCTACCAGGTGTGGTTGCAGACCGCTGACGAAACCCTCGACTACCGCGCTGCCGAGAGCTACTACCGGGCCGCAGCCTTGCGCATCGAGTCCGGTGGCGATCACAGCTTCCAGCGCTTCGTCAGCCAGCTGCCGGCCCTGCTGGCCTTCGCCGGCGTGCCGTCCGGCCAGTGGCGCGACATCGACTTCTCCGCCTTTGAAGCCATCACCTCTTCGACTGATTAA